CAGGCTTGGTCTCGATGAAGCGGCTAGCGGCCTGCAGGTCGAGGATCGCCTTGTGCTCGGGGTTGGCCGGGTCCAGGTCGAGGAACGCCTGCTTGATCTTCGCCTTGAGTGCCGGCGCCATGTTGCCGCGCACGGTCCAGTTGTAGTCGTAATAGGTCGGGGTGGTGGCAAACACCCTCACCTTGCTGGTATCGACCTTGCCGGCATCCACCAGCTTTTGCCAGACGCTGGCATTGAGCACCCCTGCATCGACCTTGCCAGCTTGCACCCAGGCCGCAGTGGCGTCATGGGCACCGGAGTAGGCCACCCGGCTGAAGTAGTCCTCAGGCTTGATGTTGTCCTCTTTGAGCATGAAGTAACGCGGCATCAGGCTGCCCGAGGTGGACGAGATGGAGCCGAAGGCGAACGACTTGCCCTTGAGGTCGGCCAGGCTCTTCACATTGGGGTTGGCGGTGATGAACTTGGACGTGAACTGCGCGTCCTGCTCACGCTGCACCAGTGGCGTGGCGGTCGGGTCTTTCAAGTGCACCTGGACAAAGGTGAAACCGCCCAACCAGGCCAGGTCGAGGCGGTCGGAGGCCAATGATTCGACCACCGCCGGGTAGTCGGCGACCGGCACGAATTTCACCTCCATGCCCAGTTGCTTGGACAGATACTC
The sequence above is drawn from the Pseudomonas putida genome and encodes:
- a CDS encoding putative selenate ABC transporter substrate-binding protein; the encoded protein is MLKRPLALAAGLVLSCCAVVAQAAETLRVSAIPDEAPTELQRKFKPLGEYLSKQLGMEVKFVPVADYPAVVESLASDRLDLAWLGGFTFVQVHLKDPTATPLVQREQDAQFTSKFITANPNVKSLADLKGKSFAFGSISSTSGSLMPRYFMLKEDNIKPEDYFSRVAYSGAHDATAAWVQAGKVDAGVLNASVWQKLVDAGKVDTSKVRVFATTPTYYDYNWTVRGNMAPALKAKIKQAFLDLDPANPEHKAILDLQAASRFIETKPENYTGTEQAAREAGLLK